From the Prochlorococcus marinus str. AS9601 genome, the window TACACTATATATATGGGATACAAGTAATCCTTTAAAAAATAAATTTTTGGAGAAAGAATGTGGTCAATGCTAGTCTCAATTGGGCCAGTATTGTTGGTATAGTTCTCGCTGTATGTGGGGGAGGCCTTTATTTCTTGAGGTCCTTTAAGCCTGCCTTGGCAAGGGATTATGATGTTTTTTTCGCAGCAATTGGACTTTTGTGTGGAGGAATATTATTTTTTCAAGGCTGGAGGTTAGATCCTATCCTTCAGTTTGGTCAGTTTTTACTTGCAGGAACTACAGTTTTTTTCGCATATGAAAGTGTGCGATTGAGGGGAGTTGCTACTGATCAAGCTAGAAGATCATCTTATTTTGATGATGATCCTATTTCTGATGGTCCCAGAAATTCTAGAGGCCGATTTAATGACGATTATGATAGGTTTGAAGAATCTGAAAGACCATCCAGAAGATTTAAACCTCAAGAAGATGAATTTGAAGAAGACTATATTCAGGGGAGATCTCCTAGGAGGAACGTTTCAAGAGCGATACCATCTGCCGCAGCAAGTAGAAGCAGGCCATCTACAAGGGGAATAAGTCAGTTTGAAAATGACGAACCTATAAGAAGGAGAAGACAGACTTCTGAAGATAGAAATAGTAAACAACCAGAAACAAATAACTTTGGTGAAAGAAGAAATTTATCTCGCGATGAAGTTAAAACAGGGTCTAGACCAAGAATGAATCGTACAGTATCTAGACAAGATAATATCTCTGCTCCTAGTGATTCTTCTCCATTAAGAAAGAAACCTACTAGA encodes:
- a CDS encoding Ycf66 family protein; the protein is MVNASLNWASIVGIVLAVCGGGLYFLRSFKPALARDYDVFFAAIGLLCGGILFFQGWRLDPILQFGQFLLAGTTVFFAYESVRLRGVATDQARRSSYFDDDPISDGPRNSRGRFNDDYDRFEESERPSRRFKPQEDEFEEDYIQGRSPRRNVSRAIPSAAASRSRPSTRGISQFENDEPIRRRRQTSEDRNSKQPETNNFGERRNLSRDEVKTGSRPRMNRTVSRQDNISAPSDSSPLRKKPTRSSIRQQTSTTKVEDASFKDANQAKKTRDTRRVSSSSRSSSKNQNSRYNVGTNKKKPRDNSSRFDD